DNA from Parageobacillus thermoglucosidasius:
CGGAACATGTGTGAAGCGGACAAAAGCCTGGCATGAGACAGACATGCCAGGCTTTTTATATATATTGATGCGGAAATTCCTCTCATTCTCCGAAACTTGACTTCTTTATTCTTATCTGTAGATAATAGATAAAGGTAAAAATATTAAAAAAGTAAGTGAGTTGAGGAGGAATTGAATACAAAAGATTTTTTGCAACATGTTCAAGATGCGTATGCAGCACTCACGGATCTGAGCATCATTATGCTCGATTTGCAGCATCAACCTGTTACAAAAGTTTCAAATATAACGAAATTAGCGGAACTTATACTTTTTTCTCCAGATAAGCCGTTTCCTCCTTCATGTTTTCCGAATGGCGACAATATCCAATGGCAACGCCCGATGGTCGTTCAGACAGGGTATTGGGGAGTAAAGGCGATTGTCGCTCCTGTGTTAGTGGAGCAAAAAGTCGAATATTTCATTTGGGCAGGTGCGTTTATTGAAGAAGAGACAAAGCCGATAATCAAAGAGAGATGTTCCCGGTTTCCTAATTCACAAATATGGCTTCAAGTCATCGAACAAACGAAAGAGCAAACCATATCCATGGTTGAAAAAAAGTTAAATGATATTGAAAAAATGGCAATGGTATGCGGGGAATATATTCGCAATGATAGACAGAAGCAACATTATAAACAGTATTTTCATTTATTGGATGCAGCAGTGGATAGTGCGCGGCGGTTTTCTTTACATATGAACGATTTTTTACATATGTTTCAAAAGTTGGACACCGATATTGATTTTTCGCTGTATATAAAACGGCGAAATCGCGAATGGGTTGTTGCGAACGCTGTTGGAGAAAAGGCAGAACAGCTTTGGAATAAACACGTAAAAACCGCTTTTCCTCCGCTATCAAACTCCCTATTTCATTCGCGCAGTGCTGTTTGTTTTGAAAATGTCGCTCTTGACCCTCGTTTTGCGTTTTTCGCGGTACATGGAGTTAAGCCGAGTGCGGTCGTTGCATATCCGGTTTTGCATGGCAGTGAAATAGACGGATGGATCGTGATCGGCAGTCAAACGAAATGTTCACTGTCGAAAGAGGTAGTGCAAATCGGCACTATTCTTGTTAAGTATTGGCAATTATATTCCGAATATGAATTGGTTCATATCAAAATGGACCGCCATTTTATGAGATTATCGATGTTAATAGAAATAAGCCGGGCGATGAATGTCGTGAAAGACACCGATGAAATTTTACGGATGATGACGGATTTTGTTGCGGAGTTAGCGTACGGCGATTTCGTTTTTACGGTGTTAGCAGATCATAAAAGAAAAGTGAAGGTTCATTGCGGCACGATTTCAGAGCAGCAAGTAACAGAATATTATGAAGATGTTTGCCAACGCTACTTTTTCACGGAAGAAAAACTGCTTGAAACCATCCCAAAGCTGTGTGAAACAAAGTTTGGGACTGTAATGGAAATTTCGTTTTCCGTTCACGAACATATGCACGGAGTGATGGCTGTGCATATGAAGCATCTTGAGGCGGCAAAAGAGGCGGAGGTGTATGTTACTGCTTTAATCGGAATCGGCACGATGATTATGAAGCAAAATAATTATCACGGACCAAAGCAGCAATTGAATATGGATATGCTGTCGGAACGTTTAACGAGCCGGGAGATGGATGTATTAAACTTATTAGTTCAAGGATGCAGCAACCGCGAGATTGCGGACCGATTGTTTATTAGCATTCATACAGTGAAAAATCATATTACGAATATTTTCCAAAAAATCGGGGTCAATGACCGTTCGCAACTAATCGCTCTTGTATATCAGTTAAACAATCGCAAATATATTAATGAGGAACATCATTAGCGATGAATTTAATGATGTTCCTTTTTTCTTTGTCATGGAAACGCTTCATATAGGAATAGGGAACGAGGCGAGTCTATAGAGAAAATCGAAATCATAAATAGTACATAAGAACTATAATATTGGGTTATAATAATATATAAAAAAATGTGATGCGGCTATGTTGTTCAAAAGTGCTCATCCCCTATGAATAGAAAGTGCTATATGTTTCATCAGATTATTGTACTTACAAAAGCACTGTTTAGCACACGTATAAAATAATAGGGGGAATATCGATGGAGGATGTTGTAATCAGGAGAAATATAACAGTAATGGGGGATTCTGATATTATGAAGGCGATGGATATCACAGAGCAGATTGCGAGTGAAATGGGATTTTTGCCGCGTGAGTGCCTCTTTCTCCGTTTAGCGACGGAGGAAGCGTGCATGAACGCGTATGAATATTGCCAAAAAACAAACCAACTGCCTTTTGAAGTGTTTTGGACATGCGAAAAAGAAAAATTGATGATTGTTGTGAAGCAGCATGGAAAGAAGTTTGATATTACAAGAAGGGATGTGGTCAACAAGGGCTTACGCGGAAGGGGCTTGCAGCTTATTATTCATATTGTAGACCATGTTTACCTTGAACAAAAAGGGAATAATGTATTGTTTTATATGTGTAAATATAAAGATCATTGATGATTGTTGGAGGAACGAAATATGGGGACACAGCATGAACTTATTGATGTTTTCGTATGGAATGAAGATATTACGTTGAACAATACCGAGCAGTTTCGAAAAGCGATGGCTAAATTTATCCAAAATCCGGCTGAGTATCTCATATTAAATATGGAACAAGTGAAATATATTAATAGCGCTGGCCTTGGCATCATTGCTGATAGTGTCATGACAGCGAGAAAACAGCGGAAGGAGCTAGTCATCGCCGGGATTCAAGATTCGCTTCAAGAAATTTTTCATATCGTTAAGTTTGCTTCGTTTATAAAACTTTTCGCTACGGAAGAGGATGCTATCAATTATTTTTATGGAGAATGAATATGATTCATAAGCTTTTGCAGAAGGCAAAGAAAGACAAAAACATTTCATTAAATGAGATGTTGCAACTTATTGATGAATGGAACACATTTTATAATAAGGCGGATCAAGCCTATTGGTTAGTTAACTTGGCGGAAAGGCGGTTTATTTTTGTTTCCCCGTCTTGTGAAAAAATTTGCGGGGTGCCGCCTGAAGCTTTCTATCGGGATGTTGAGGCATGGAAAAAAGTCATTCATCCAGAAGATCGAGAAAAGGTACAGAAAAGGCGATCGGTGCTTTGGAAAGGCAGCTGCTTTGAGGACGAATACCGCATTATTCATCAGCAGGATGGAACTGTTCGCTGGGTTCTTGACCAAACGTTTCCCACGTTCGATGAAAATGGAAAACTAGCGATGTTAAGCGGAGTGGTGACCGATATTACAGAAATAAGGAAAATGAGAGAAAAACTTTTGCTTGCCGAAAAAGTGTATGAACATGTGCCGCATGCTGTATTGATCACGGATGAAAATGGCCTCATTCAATTTATTAATCCCGCTTTTACAGAAATTACGGGGTATGGGGCGGAAGCAATCGGTTTATCATTAGATTTTCTGCATTCTGGCTACTACAATGAAAACTTTTATAAAACGATTCGAAAAACTGTCATCGAAAAAGGCCAGTGGAGAGGGAGGCTGCGGGGGCGCCGGAAAAATGGTGAAGTGTACGTTCAGCAAACGACGATTACCGCGATTCATGATGAAGAAGGGCGCCCGATTTTCTATCTGTTTATATTTTCTGAAAATGGTGAGACTATAACAAGCTTAAAGGATGACTTAAAGCTGGCGCAGGAAGTGCAAAAACGTGTATTAAGCAAGCCGCTGAAAACGGAAAGCATTGATATATATGGCATGTACGTTCCTTCGGAAGAATTGGGAGGGGATATGTATGCTTGGTATCAGATCGATAATGATCGATACGGCATTTTTTTAATGGATGTGATGGGGCACGGGGTAGCCGCTTCGCTTATTTGCATGTCGGTCCGTTCATTATTAAACGGGGTTATTCGCAAATGCATTTATCCGAAAGAAGTATTTCATGAGCTAAATAAACATATGCGGCTGCTATATCATGAAGATGGACGAATGAATACGTATTATTTCACTGCCGTTTATGTGATGGTAAACACAAAAAAAAGGTTCATCGAATATGCTTCTGCCGGACACCCTCCTGGTTTTTTGTTTCATAAAGACGGTTTAGTGGAGGAACTGGATCGAGGGTGTGCCCCGATCGGGTTATTATCGTATCTTCATGTTGAAACAGGAAAGCTAGATTACACCCCAGGGGCGACGTTAGTATTGTACTCGGATGGCGTGATTGAAGAAGCCAATCATTCTGTTAGGGCAAATATTGAAATGTTTCGGGAAAAGCTGAAGTCATTTATCCATTTAGAGAGCAGAAGCATGATAGCACATATGAATAAAATGTTTAAAGAAGAGTATCAGTTCGTCGATGATATTTCCCTGGTTGTGGCGAAACTGCATTAATGGCAGCAAAACATATAGCAAGTTTTTTATACACTTAGCAATTTATACGTTGTCAATCAAGAAATGAGACAGTATGATAAGAACAGGGGAGTTTCCATGAATCGGATGAGATGGTAATGAATATTATGACAGTAATGACATACGAAAGGGGAATGTGTGATGGTGAGGAACCCAGCGGGATTTTGGAAACGGTTAGCCGCTTATTTGTTAGACGGCCTTATTGTCGGTGTGCCGATTGCATTAATAGGATATGTTATTACTAACAGCTGGGAAAACAATTGGTTTACTTCAGCGGCCAACATCGTTTATTCTATAGTCGTGCCAGCGGTTTGGTCCGGATATACCGTGGGGAAGAAGCTGTTGGGTGTTCGCATCGCAAAAGTAAATGGCGGAAAAGTCGGAATCGGGACGATGTTTTTGCGGTCTGTTGTCGGCGGGCTTGTTTATGTGGCAACGTTTGGCGTCGCGCTGGTGATTAGCGCGATCATGGTGGCGGCGCGCGAAGATAAACGGTCGATTCACGATTTTATCGCCGGAACGTATGTGACGACAGAAAAACCAGCATAATTGGATAGGAAGATGTTTTGCCGTTTTCTTGATTGTAAAAGAACGGGTGTCTTCAGAAGATACCCGTTTTTTTATGGTGACAATAAACGCAATTGTGTTAGATTCTATGAAGTTTGGTTCTATTACTCTTGTTATTCAAGACGGCAAAATTATTCAGTTGGAGAGAAACGAAAAAGTAAGATTAAGATAAACTAAAAAGGACGCTGACTAGACAAACTGGATGCAGCTTCTTTTTTTGCCAAAGGAAGAGCTGCTTATTTATTGTTCCAGTAGCAACAGGAGATTGCCTCGGTTGGCTGTCTTGGCGAAACTGGCTGGTTACGGTAGGGATGAACAGAAAATAAGGAAAATGCCTATTCTTCTCGGATAGGCATTTTGTTTGAAAAAGAGCGGAGAAGAGAAAAAATAATTTTTCGTGCATATTTGCAATTATTATATTGGGAAAAACAAAAAAGGATGAACATATCTTTTTTAGAAAATAATGATATAATTAATAGTAAAAATTCTTTTTTTATAGAAAAAGGGGGAGAAAGGTTGTCGTTACATAGTTATATTTTCCGCACGATGTTTATTGTCATTCCTGGCACCGCTTTCATCGGCCTTGGTGTATGCATAGCGAATGGCATTAGCAGCGCGGCGTTTTGGTGGACGTTTGTTGCGATGATATTATTTGGGGCCGTAATCGGAGTTATTTCTGCGATGTTAAACTATCGCCGATTTATTGCCCCGATTGCGCTTATCAATCAGCATTTAGATAAGATGACCAATGGGGATTTATCGGCGCGTGTTCCTATGAATGAAGTGAGACAGCTAAAACCGATTGCCGTTTCGCTCAATAAAATGGTGGAAACATGGCAAGAAGTCATCGCCAACATTCAATGCCATTCTGATGAGATGACGCAATTTTCCGCACAGTTGACGACCATTGCTGAACAGACGATGAAAGCGACCGAACAAATCGCAGCAGCAATGGAAACGATGGCGTCAAGTTCCGAACAACAAACGAAAACGGCGCAAGAAGCATCACAAGTGATGAATGAAATTTCCGATACTCTTACGCAAGTAGCTGAAAATACAAAATACGTTTCGGCAAACGCAAATGAAACATCAGCGAAAGCGCAATCTGGAAAGCAATCGATTTCGCAAATGGAAGAGCAAATGCGGTTTATTTATGAACACGTCCAGTCGCTTGAACAAGTCGTTAAAGGGCTTGGGGAGCGTTCCAACGAAATTGGCCAAATAACACAGGTAATTACCGGCATTGCTTCACAAACGAATTTGCTTGCTTTAAACGCGGCAATTGAAGCAGCAAGAGCCGGGGAACAAGGAAAAGGCTTTGCTGTTGTGGCAGACGAAGTTCGCAAATTAGCGGAGCAGTCCGCCCAATCGGCGAAGCAAATTTCCCAACTGATTGGATATATTCAGGAAGAAACGGAAAAAGCGATTGCATCGATGGAAACAGTTGTCAGCGAAGTATCGCAAGGGATTCATTTTGTGCAAACGGCAGAGCGTTCTTTTGAACAAATTCGCGAATCCGTCAGCGGAGTCAGCGCGCAAATCGGGCAAGTATCGGCGACGATCGAACAAATGACGGAAAACGCGAAACGGGTAGCCGCTTCCATAAGCCATATGGCGGAGATGGTGGAACAATCTTCTTCCAGCTCGGCGAATATTTCGGCGGCGACGCAGGAACAAATGGCATCGGTTGAAGAAACTGCTTCATCGGCGTCATCGTTAAGCGAAATGGCGGCAAATATGCAAATGATGCTGAAACGGTTTACCGTGTAAAAAAAGACTATTTACATTACCGCATTAATGTGTTACTATTAGGAAAAATTAATATTTTAATATTAAGAAAAATTAAATATGTATCATCGCTTATCTACTAGGGGAGTCCAATAGCTTGGACTGAGAAAAGAACGCGCTTAAGTTCTTTGACCCTTTGAACCTGATCTGGGTTATGCCAGCGTAGGGAAGTAGATAGCGGGAGTGTATGTATTGTTGCGTACGTTTCGGCTATTTGCGTTCCATCGGGTTCCCTAGGAACCCGTTTTTTATTTTCTCTGCATATCTCCCGTTCGCTGCCTGCACGTTTTGGTGTAACTTCAGGTCCAAACTACATTTAAGGAGGAGAAGTGCCATGCAAAACATCGCCTCTTTCATGCAATTCCCAGCCAGCAAAAAGGTGTACATTGAAGGTTCCCGGCCGGATATTCGCGTTCCGATGAGGGAAATTGCGTTAAGTCCGACGAAGACGGAAACAGGAATCATAGAAAATGAACCTGTTCGCGTTTATGACACAAGCGGGCCATACACGGATCCGGATTTTCAGCCAGACATTCAAAAAGGATTGCCGCCGCTGAGAAAACGCTGGATTTTAGAAAGAGGAGACGTGGAAGAATATGAAGGCCGCCCGGTGAAACCGGAAGATAACGGATTCCGCCACGGGCAGCACTCAGAAGTGATGCTGCCTTTCAAGAGAAAACCGCTGCGCGCTAAAAAAGGAAAAACCGTTACGCAAATGCATTACGCAAAACAGGGAATTATTACGCCGGAGATGGAGTTTGTTGCGATTCGCGAAAATATAGACCCGGAAATCGTGCGGCAAGAAGTTGCGGCAGGCAGAGCGATTATTCCCGCGAATATTAACCATCCGGAAAGTGAGCCGATGATTATCGGAAGCCGCTTTCACGTTAAAATTAACGCGAATATTGGCAATTCTGCAGTAACATCGTCCATTGAAGAAGAAGTCGAAAAAATGCTGTGGGCGGTGCGCTGGGGCGCTGATACGATTATGGACTTGTCAACAGGAAAGCATATTCATGCCACAAGAGAATACATTATTCGCAACTCGCCTGTGCCTGTCGGGACAGTTCCGATTTACCAGGCGCTTGAAAAAGTCAATGGCGTCGTCGAAGATTTAACATGGGAGATTTACCGCGACACGCTTATCGAACAAGCAGAACAAGGAGTCGACTATTTTACCATTCACGCGGGGGTATTGCTTCGCTACATACCGTTGACGGTAAACCGGACAACCGGCATCGTTTCGCGCGGCGGCTCGATTATGGCGCAATGGTGTTTGGCCCACCATGAAGAAAATTTTTTATATACGCATTTTGAAGAAATATGCGAGATTTTGAAAACGTATGATATTGCCGTATCGCTTGGAGACGGGCTGCGCCCGGGCTCAATTGCCGATGCGAACGACGAAGCGCAGTTTGCCGAATTGGAGACGCTTGGGGAATTAACGGAAATCGCTTGGAAGCATGATGTACAAGTAATGATTGAAGGCCCGGGGCATGTGCCGATGCATAAAATTAAAGAAAACGTCGAAAAACAAGTGGAAATTTGCAAAGGGGCACCGTTTTACACATTGGGGCCGCTTACGACCGATATTGCTCCTGGTTATGACCATATTACATCCGCAATCGGGGCGGCGCTCATCGGCGCATACGGAACCGCGATGCTTTGTTACGTGACGCCGAAAGAGCATTTAGGGCTGCCAAATAAAGAAGATGTGCGTGAAGGGGTAATCGCTTACAAAATCGCCGCCCATGCCGCCGATTTGGCAAAAGGGCATCCTGGAGCGCAACAGCGCGATGATGCGTTATCGAAAGCGCGCTTTGAGTTTCGCTGGAACGACCAGTTCAATCTTTCGCTTGACCCGGACCGGGCGCGGGAATATCATGATGAAACATTGCCGGCTGAGGCGGCGAAAGTCGCACATTTTTGCTCCATGTGCGGACCAAAGTTTTGTTCGATGAAAATCTCGCATGATTTGCAACGGGCGGTCAAAGAAGAAGGGATGAAACAAAAAGCGAAGGAGTTTGTCGAAAATGGCTCATCCCTCTATCGATAATGTTCAAGAGTTACAAAAAGAAATTGCTGGATTGAAAGAAAAGATTGTTAAATTAGAACAGCAAATTGCCCATATTCAAAAAAATTGCCGGCATTCATTTTTCGAGACGCCGTTTATGCGTAAATGTGTCAAATGTCATTATGTAGAGATTTTATATTATTGAAAACAAGGGGATATGGCTAATTCATTTCCCGCTGGAACGGGAACGAATTAGCCTTTTATTTTTATATATTTGTAGAAGCATGTTGGAGCGCTGGCGGCGGGGCATTGCATATGATGAATTTGCATGAGCGGAATCCGGAATTATTATTTACATACTATTCAGAATTTATTAAATTATATTGTAGAAATTATTTTCCGTTTGGAGGAAACGAAACATGAGCAAATTTTCCGAGTATACAAAAACGATTTTTATTGATGGGCAATGGCTGGACGCGCATAACGGCAACACGCTCCCAGTGCGAAATCCCGCCACATTGGAGAGGATTACAGAAGTTTCATACGGCGATGAAATCGAGGCGGAACAAGCGGTACGCGCAGCTAGCCGAGCGTTTCCGCAATGGACGGGGCAAACGGCAAGAGAACGGTCGCAACTGTTATATGCCGCATATGAGAAAATGCTGGAAAATAAAGAAGAGCTGGCTGTCACGTTAACAATGGAACAAGGGAAGCCGCTTAAAGAAGCAAGAGCGGAAATTGACGCGGCGGCAAGCTACTTTCTTTGGTATGCCGAGGAAGCGAATCGCTTATATGGAGAAATTATCCCTTCTTCCAACAAAAATAAGCGTCTGATGGTCATTCCGCAGCCGATTGGCGTTGTCGCCGCAATCACCCCGTGGAACTTCCCTGCTTCCATGGTGACGCGAAAGCTTGCGCCAGCCCTTGCCGCCGGGTGCACGGTTGTATTAAAGCCAGCGCCGGAGA
Protein-coding regions in this window:
- a CDS encoding response regulator transcription factor, producing MNTKDFLQHVQDAYAALTDLSIIMLDLQHQPVTKVSNITKLAELILFSPDKPFPPSCFPNGDNIQWQRPMVVQTGYWGVKAIVAPVLVEQKVEYFIWAGAFIEEETKPIIKERCSRFPNSQIWLQVIEQTKEQTISMVEKKLNDIEKMAMVCGEYIRNDRQKQHYKQYFHLLDAAVDSARRFSLHMNDFLHMFQKLDTDIDFSLYIKRRNREWVVANAVGEKAEQLWNKHVKTAFPPLSNSLFHSRSAVCFENVALDPRFAFFAVHGVKPSAVVAYPVLHGSEIDGWIVIGSQTKCSLSKEVVQIGTILVKYWQLYSEYELVHIKMDRHFMRLSMLIEISRAMNVVKDTDEILRMMTDFVAELAYGDFVFTVLADHKRKVKVHCGTISEQQVTEYYEDVCQRYFFTEEKLLETIPKLCETKFGTVMEISFSVHEHMHGVMAVHMKHLEAAKEAEVYVTALIGIGTMIMKQNNYHGPKQQLNMDMLSERLTSREMDVLNLLVQGCSNREIADRLFISIHTVKNHITNIFQKIGVNDRSQLIALVYQLNNRKYINEEHH
- a CDS encoding ATP-binding protein, giving the protein MEDVVIRRNITVMGDSDIMKAMDITEQIASEMGFLPRECLFLRLATEEACMNAYEYCQKTNQLPFEVFWTCEKEKLMIVVKQHGKKFDITRRDVVNKGLRGRGLQLIIHIVDHVYLEQKGNNVLFYMCKYKDH
- a CDS encoding STAS domain-containing protein; translation: MGTQHELIDVFVWNEDITLNNTEQFRKAMAKFIQNPAEYLILNMEQVKYINSAGLGIIADSVMTARKQRKELVIAGIQDSLQEIFHIVKFASFIKLFATEEDAINYFYGE
- a CDS encoding SpoIIE family protein phosphatase, producing MIHKLLQKAKKDKNISLNEMLQLIDEWNTFYNKADQAYWLVNLAERRFIFVSPSCEKICGVPPEAFYRDVEAWKKVIHPEDREKVQKRRSVLWKGSCFEDEYRIIHQQDGTVRWVLDQTFPTFDENGKLAMLSGVVTDITEIRKMREKLLLAEKVYEHVPHAVLITDENGLIQFINPAFTEITGYGAEAIGLSLDFLHSGYYNENFYKTIRKTVIEKGQWRGRLRGRRKNGEVYVQQTTITAIHDEEGRPIFYLFIFSENGETITSLKDDLKLAQEVQKRVLSKPLKTESIDIYGMYVPSEELGGDMYAWYQIDNDRYGIFLMDVMGHGVAASLICMSVRSLLNGVIRKCIYPKEVFHELNKHMRLLYHEDGRMNTYYFTAVYVMVNTKKRFIEYASAGHPPGFLFHKDGLVEELDRGCAPIGLLSYLHVETGKLDYTPGATLVLYSDGVIEEANHSVRANIEMFREKLKSFIHLESRSMIAHMNKMFKEEYQFVDDISLVVAKLH
- a CDS encoding RDD family protein yields the protein MVRNPAGFWKRLAAYLLDGLIVGVPIALIGYVITNSWENNWFTSAANIVYSIVVPAVWSGYTVGKKLLGVRIAKVNGGKVGIGTMFLRSVVGGLVYVATFGVALVISAIMVAAREDKRSIHDFIAGTYVTTEKPA
- a CDS encoding YezD family protein, producing MVTINAIVLDSMKFGSITLVIQDGKIIQLERNEKVRLR
- a CDS encoding methyl-accepting chemotaxis protein — protein: MSLHSYIFRTMFIVIPGTAFIGLGVCIANGISSAAFWWTFVAMILFGAVIGVISAMLNYRRFIAPIALINQHLDKMTNGDLSARVPMNEVRQLKPIAVSLNKMVETWQEVIANIQCHSDEMTQFSAQLTTIAEQTMKATEQIAAAMETMASSSEQQTKTAQEASQVMNEISDTLTQVAENTKYVSANANETSAKAQSGKQSISQMEEQMRFIYEHVQSLEQVVKGLGERSNEIGQITQVITGIASQTNLLALNAAIEAARAGEQGKGFAVVADEVRKLAEQSAQSAKQISQLIGYIQEETEKAIASMETVVSEVSQGIHFVQTAERSFEQIRESVSGVSAQIGQVSATIEQMTENAKRVAASISHMAEMVEQSSSSSANISAATQEQMASVEETASSASSLSEMAANMQMMLKRFTV
- the thiC gene encoding phosphomethylpyrimidine synthase ThiC; the encoded protein is MQNIASFMQFPASKKVYIEGSRPDIRVPMREIALSPTKTETGIIENEPVRVYDTSGPYTDPDFQPDIQKGLPPLRKRWILERGDVEEYEGRPVKPEDNGFRHGQHSEVMLPFKRKPLRAKKGKTVTQMHYAKQGIITPEMEFVAIRENIDPEIVRQEVAAGRAIIPANINHPESEPMIIGSRFHVKINANIGNSAVTSSIEEEVEKMLWAVRWGADTIMDLSTGKHIHATREYIIRNSPVPVGTVPIYQALEKVNGVVEDLTWEIYRDTLIEQAEQGVDYFTIHAGVLLRYIPLTVNRTTGIVSRGGSIMAQWCLAHHEENFLYTHFEEICEILKTYDIAVSLGDGLRPGSIADANDEAQFAELETLGELTEIAWKHDVQVMIEGPGHVPMHKIKENVEKQVEICKGAPFYTLGPLTTDIAPGYDHITSAIGAALIGAYGTAMLCYVTPKEHLGLPNKEDVREGVIAYKIAAHAADLAKGHPGAQQRDDALSKARFEFRWNDQFNLSLDPDRAREYHDETLPAEAAKVAHFCSMCGPKFCSMKISHDLQRAVKEEGMKQKAKEFVENGSSLYR